Proteins from one Topomyia yanbarensis strain Yona2022 unplaced genomic scaffold, ASM3024719v1 HiC_scaffold_113, whole genome shotgun sequence genomic window:
- the LOC131694621 gene encoding uncharacterized protein LOC131694621, with protein sequence MDSICLQCSEPVTTLNQLKCQGFCDRIMHLSCSTLTRPKLDMINDSANIFWLSDTCVDLMKSSAVNAAFTALSEAFRLLTDTHKTALEALKAEMEKTRKSVESATTLPATPISWPVPNRAGAKRARETEDNKSLSKSDVPSLTCGKKKGDVAKVPTITVQPATSKCWIYLSRIATTVSEDEVGAMVKECLSTDDPVEVKKLVKKDANLSGLNFISFKIGVDPKLREMALNAETWPDGMYFREFIDFRQERTNDGKQGFRKTPRLG encoded by the coding sequence ATGGATTCGATCTGCCTGCAGTGCTCCGAGCCGGTAACCACTTTGAATCAGCTGAAATGCCAAGGATTCTGCGACAGAATCATGCATCTATCGTGTTCAACGCTCACTCGTCCAAAATTGGACATGATTAACGACTCAGCGAATATATTCTGGCTCAGCGACACCTGtgtggatttgatgaaatcctccgcAGTGAATGCAGCTTTTACAGCATTGAGCGAAGCGTTCCGTTTGTTGACCGACACACATAAAACAGCGCTTGAAGCATTAAAGGCTGAAATGGAGAAAACCAGAAAATCAGTGGAATCCGCAACGACATTGCCTGCAACTCCCATATCATGGCCCGTTCCAAATAGAGCTGGAGCCAAACGTGCTCGCGAGACCGAGGATAATAAATCTCTTTCTAAATCCGATGTCCCCAGCCTAACGTGTGGCAAGAAAAAGGGTGATGTAGCAAAGGTACCCACAATCACTGTTCAACCCGCTACTAGTAAATGCTGGATTTATTTGTCGCGAATTGCCACCACCGTTTCTGAAGACGAGGTTGGTGCTATGGTTAAGGAGTGCCTTTCAACGGACGATCCGGTCGAAGTGAAGAAGTTAGTGAAAAAAGACGCAAATTTGAGCGGGCttaatttcatttctttcaaaattggtgttgacccTAAACTTCGTGAAATGGCCCTCAATGCCGAAACTTGGCCGGATGGGATGTATTTCCGCGAGTTCATCGACTTTCGGCAAGAACGTACTAATGATGGGAAGCAGGGGTTTCGGAAAACACCTCGACTGGGATAA